GGCTGGCCGAAATCACCAGCCAATCCCAGTCGACGGTTTCCCAGCACCTGTCAAAACTGCGCGCGGCGGGTCTTGTTGACAGCCGGCGCGATGGGCAGACGATCTACTATCGCAGCCTCGATGGCATCGCGCGCGATGTCATCGATGCGCTCTGCCAGCACTATACCGACGAGCCGCCAGCCCCGGGCTGAACCTTCAGGTTGTCGCTGGCCAGCAAGACGAGTCCAAGCCATGGGCTACGAATGCCGCGCTGCCCTCATCAGTCCTGCCGGCGTCACAAGTCCGCCAGTTTGACAGGGGCCGGAAAATTCCAGCCCGGAACGGTCCGGACCTGGGTCTCTGAGCAACCAATCGAGAGGGTCTGCAAATTCATGGCCGGATTTCCGAGGAGCTGGGTCACTGGAGCGTTTCTGACGGTACCGGGTGCCCCGGACCGTCGCCGGCGCTGACGATCTGACCCAGCTTGTCCCTGAACCGCCGGTGGCCATGCAACGAGACTTTGGCTCGAAACCCCGGGGCAGGTCAAAGCACGACGAGCCGCGTCGCTAGCGGGGGCTTTCAGTGACAGCCGCCGGTCCTGAGGTTCTCCAAGGCAGGTCGTTGGGCAGACTGGTGCGCAGCGCAGACAGCCAGGTCCACGGTCCGCATACATCCTGGCCTTCCTGTCCCCGCAAAATAGGTGCCGCCGCGACATCGACCGCATCGATCCGGCCGAGGCCCGCGGCGATCGGAGCGCCAGCGGAATCCTGAACAGGAATCCGCGGGCTGTCGTCGAGCAGGTCGTCCACAAAGGCGGTAACGATCGGTCCGCTCAGCCGCCGCTGGCAGATCTCGCCTGCAAGTTCTGCCCGGGTCGGGCGCCAAACGGTCCAGCTGACATCGAATTGCCGGACCGTTCCGTCGTCTTCCGATCCCCAGATCAACAGCCGGGTTCCGTCCGGCGAGAACTCTGCCCCCCTCAAGGACGGCTGTTCCAGCGGCAGGCCAATCAAGGCCCCCGTTCGAAGATCCCAGATCTCGGCGGCGCCACTTTCCGAACCTATCGTCACGGCGCGCGAATGATCGCGGCTGACATCCAGAACAAGACCTTCCTCTTGTCGCGGCTTGCCGAATGTTTCGCCCGTGCGCAGGTCGATGAACACATCATTGCTTCTGCCGCCGGTTCTGGGACCCCATGTCCGTCCGGCATAAGCGAACATCCGGTCCACATCTTTGTCCTGAATGGGCTCGCCAATTCGGGCAAAGGAGACGGCGTCCCATTCCTGTCCCGAGCCGTCATACGCGCGCGTAAGTATACGTGTTCCGTCCTCGGAGTAAGCGGCGTACCGGATCGTGTTGCCGGTCGCATGCATGTCCAGCCTCGCCCCGGTCGCTGCGTTCCAGACTTGGATGTTCTGATCCTCCGTTGCGGTCAGAATCCGGCTACCGTCCGGAGACAGCGCAGCGCTTCGCAGCTCCGGCTCAAGCCGGATCGCCGGAGCCAGGGGTTTCAGCGTGGCAAGGTCCCAAACCCGGATGCCCTCGCCGGAATCGGAGGTCAGCAGGCGCGTATCGTCACGCGAGAATGCGGCGTCATTTGTCGTAACGCTGCCGGACGCCCAGACCAGCTCACCCGTGGCCGCATCCCAAAGCTTGGTGCCATGAGACCCCCAGCTCAGGATCTTTTGCCCGTCGTGAGAGTAGGTCGCGCGCGCCATGACATACTCGCCCTCATCATGCACCATCACCCGTCCGATCCGCGCTCCGCCAGTTGTGCGCCAGGTGCGGACGGTGCCGTGGCCCCAGGTGACTACCCTGTCGCCGTCAGCGGAGAACGCCGCCCCTTGAATGGCGCCGTCCTGCCGGAATGCGACGCCAGCCTTCTTTCCGGACGACGCATTCCAGAGCTGCGCAGTGCCTTCCGAGCTCCAAGTCAGCATGCGGTTGCCATCCGGCGAAAACTGCGCGCCGCGGATTGGGCGCTCTGCGTCGATGTCGATCGAGAAGGCGGGCGTGCCGCCCAGCCACCAGAGTTGAGCGGAGCCGCTAGACCAGGAGAGCAGCGTACTTCCATCGACTGAAAGGACGGCGCCGTCCAGTTCCGACCCGTGCGGAAAGGCCGCTCCCAATTGTTCGCCTGAGTCGGCATCCCAACGCCGCGCCATGTTGTCAGCGCCCCAGGTCGTCACCGTCTTGTCGCCGGGCTCCCACCGCGCGCCAACGGATGGCAACCAGGGTTCCTCATCCACGATCACCATTTCATGCTTCAGCAAAACCGAAGAAACTCCGCCGACGGGCTGGATCGAGGCCATTCCGTGGGCCCATGCCAACACCCGGTTCCCGTCATGCGAGAACGCCGCGCCGACAGAAGTGTTGTTGGCGTCGTCACCCCAGCTCATTCCCAATCCCCAGGGATGCACGATCAAGGGACCGATGGCTGCAGCATCCGGCCCGACCGACCAGACTTGGGCTTCAAATCGTCTGGCGTCGCCATTGTCGGTCCACGTAACCAGCCGTGCGCCATCGGAGGAAAAAGCAGCGCCCGCCCATTCG
The genomic region above belongs to Acidobacteriota bacterium and contains:
- a CDS encoding WD40 repeat domain-containing protein, encoding MTWGRDGFARVWDEEGAPLAAIPLPHDTEWAGAAFSSDGARLVTWTDNGDARRFEAQVWSVGPDAAAIGPLIVHPWGLGMSWGDDANNTSVGAAFSHDGNRVLAWAHGMASIQPVGGVSSVLLKHEMVIVDEEPWLPSVGARWEPGDKTVTTWGADNMARRWDADSGEQLGAAFPHGSELDGAVLSVDGSTLLSWSSGSAQLWWLGGTPAFSIDIDAERPIRGAQFSPDGNRMLTWSSEGTAQLWNASSGKKAGVAFRQDGAIQGAAFSADGDRVVTWGHGTVRTWRTTGGARIGRVMVHDEGEYVMARATYSHDGQKILSWGSHGTKLWDAATGELVWASGSVTTNDAAFSRDDTRLLTSDSGEGIRVWDLATLKPLAPAIRLEPELRSAALSPDGSRILTATEDQNIQVWNAATGARLDMHATGNTIRYAAYSEDGTRILTRAYDGSGQEWDAVSFARIGEPIQDKDVDRMFAYAGRTWGPRTGGRSNDVFIDLRTGETFGKPRQEEGLVLDVSRDHSRAVTIGSESGAAEIWDLRTGALIGLPLEQPSLRGAEFSPDGTRLLIWGSEDDGTVRQFDVSWTVWRPTRAELAGEICQRRLSGPIVTAFVDDLLDDSPRIPVQDSAGAPIAAGLGRIDAVDVAAAPILRGQEGQDVCGPWTWLSALRTSLPNDLPWRTSGPAAVTESPR
- a CDS encoding winged helix-turn-helix transcriptional regulator; the encoded protein is MPLKLEAAGAIDIVAGRAAEAASTLKAMASETRLMILCALSSGELPVNRLAEITSQSQSTVSQHLSKLRAAGLVDSRRDGQTIYYRSLDGIARDVIDALCQHYTDEPPAPG